One window of the Camelus ferus isolate YT-003-E chromosome 12, BCGSAC_Cfer_1.0, whole genome shotgun sequence genome contains the following:
- the PRICKLE1 gene encoding prickle-like protein 1, which translates to MPLEMEPKMGKLAFGCQRSSTSDDDSGCALEEYAWVPPGLRPEQIQLYFACLPEEKVPYVNSPGEKHRIKQLLYQLPPHDNEVRYCQTLSEEEKKELQVFSAQRKKEALGRGTIKLLSRAVMHAVCEQCGLKINGGEIAVFASRAGPGVCWHPSCFVCFTCNELLVDLIYFYQDGKIHCGRHHAELLKPRCSACDEIIFADECTEAEGRHWHMKHFCCLECETVLGGQRYIMKDGRPFCCGCFESLYAEYCETCGEHIGVDHAQMTYGGQHWHATEACFSCAQCKASLLGCPFLPKQGQIYCSKTCSLGEDVHASDSSDSAFQSARSRDSRRSVRMGKSSRSADQCRQSLLLAPALNYKFPGLSDNADDTLSRKLDDLSLSRQGAGFVNEEFWKGRVEHETPEDPEEWAEHEDYMTQLLLKFGDKSLFQQQPSETDIRASEHWISDNMVKNKTELKQNNQSLASKKYQSDMYWAQSQDGLGDSAYGSHPGPGSSRRLQELDLDPGASGYNHEQAQWYEDSLECLSDLKPEQSVRDSMDSLALSNITGASVDGESKPRPSLYSLQNFEEMEAEDCEKMSNMGTLNSSMLHRSAESLKSLSSELCAEKIMPEEKPVHLPVLRRSKSQSRPQQVKFSDDVIDHGSYENIEVRQPPMSERTRRRVYHFEERGARPHHHHHRRRRSRKSRSDNALNLVTERKYSPKARLRLYTPDNYEKFIQSKSAREVQAYVQGADLYGQYAHATSDYALQSPGVHRFLGLCGEDDDSWCSSSTSSSSDSEEEGYFLGQPIPQPRPQRYACYTDDLSSPAPALPSPQFGPRTTKSKKKKGHKGKNCIIS; encoded by the exons ATGCCTTTGGAGATGGAGCCCAAGATGGGCAAGCTGGCCTTCGGCTGCCAGAGGAGCTCCACGTCGGACGACGATTCGGGCTGCGCGCTGGAGGAGTACGCCTGGGTGCCCCCGGGGCTCCGACCCGAGCAG ATCCAGCTCTACTTTGCTTGCTTGCCGGAGGAAAAGGTCCCTTATGTTAACAGCCCTGGAGAGAAACATCGAATTAAACAGCTTTTGTACCAGTTGCCACCACATGATAATGAG GTGCGATATTGCCAGACTTTGAGcgaggaggagaaaaaagagctGCAGGTGTTCAGTGCTCAGCGGAAGAAAGAAGCACTTGGAAGAGGAACGATTAAACTTCTGTCCAGAGCAGTGATGCATGCTGTGTGCGAGCAG tgtgggTTGAAGATCAACGGAGGAGAAATCGCCGTGTTCGCCTCGCGAGCGGGCCCCGGCGTGTGCTGGCACCCGTCCTGTTTTGTCTGCTTCACGTGTAACGAACTGCTGGTCGACCTCATCTATTTTTATCAGGATGGAAAAATCCACTGTGGCAGGCACCACGCTGAACTGCTGAAGCCCCGGTGTTCCGCCTGCGACGAG ATCATCTTTGCCGACGAGTGCACAGAAGCCGAGGGCCGCCACTGGCACATGAAGCACTTCTGCTGCCTCGAGTGTGAGACGGTGCTGGGGGGGCAGAGGTACATCATGAAGGACGGCCGCCCCTTCTGCTGTGGCTGCTTCGAGTCCCTGTACGCCGAGTACTGCGAGACCTGTGGGGAGCACATCG GTGTGGACCACGCGCAGATGACCTACGGCGGGCAGCACTGGCACGCGACAGAGGCCTGCTTTTCCTGCGCCCAGTGCAAAGCCTCCCTGCTGGGGTGTCCCTTCCTCCCCAAGCAGGGTCAGATCTACTGCTCCAAGACGTGCAGCCTCGGGGAAGACGTCCACGCCTCGGACTCCTCCGACTCTGCCTTCCAGTCGGCTCGGTCGAGGGACTCCAGAAGGAGCGTCCGCATGGGCAAGAGCAGCCGGTCAGCAGACCAGTGTCGCCAGTCTCTCCTCTTGGCCCCGGCTCTGAACTACAAGTTCCCCGGCCTCTCAGACAACGCTGACGACACCCTTTCTCGGAAACTGGATGATCTGAGCCTTTCCCGGCAAGGAGCAGGTTTTGTCAATGAAGAATTCTGGAAAGGCCGGGTGGAGCACGAAACCCCAGAAGACCCTGAAGAGTGGGCCGAGCATGAAGATTACATGACGCAGCTCCTCCTCAAGTTTGGTGATAAAAGCCTCTTTCAGCAGCAGCCCAGCGAGACGGACATTCGAGCCAGCGAGCACTGGATATCTGATAACATGGTTAAAAATAAGACCGAGTTGAAGCAAAATAACCAGAGCCTTGCAAGTAAAAAATACCAGTCTGATATGTATTGGGCGCAGTCCCAAGATGGACTGGGCGATTCTGCGTATGGCAGCCACCCAGGCCCCGGCAGCAGTCGAAGGCTCCAGGAGTTGGATCTGGACCCCGGGGCCTCGGGATACAATCACGAGCAAGCACAGTGGTACGAAGATTCCCTGGAGTGTCTGTCAGACTTGAAACCAGAGCAGAGTGTTCGAGATTCCATGGATTCTTTGGCTTTGTCTAATATCACAG GGGCTTCGGTGGACGGAGAGAGCAAGCCGAGGCCGTCGTTATATTCTCTGCAGAACTTCgaggagatggaggcagaagaCTGCGAGAAGATGAGCAACATGGGGACCCTGAACTCGTCCATGCTGCACAGGAGCGCCGAGTCCTTGAAGAGCCTGAGTTCAGAGCTGTGTGCGGAGAAGATCATGCCCGAGGAGAAGCCAGTGCACCTGCCGGTGCTCAGAAGGTCCAAGTCCCAGTCGCGGCCGCAGCAGGTCAAGTTCTCGGATGACGTCATTGACCACGGGAGCTACGAGAACATCGAGGTCCGGCAGCCCCCGATGAGCGAGCGCACGCGGAGGCGCGTGTACCACTTCGAAGAGCGCGGGGCGCGGccgcatcaccaccaccaccgccgccgGCGAAGCCGCAAGTCCCGCTCGGACAACGCCCTGAATCTCGTGACGGAAAGGAAGTACTCGCCCAAGGCCAGGCTGCGGCTCTACACCCCCGACAACTACGAGAAGTTCATACAGAGTAAAAGCGCCCGCGAGGTGCAGGCGTACGTCCAGGGCGCCGACCTGTACGGCCAGTACGCGCACGCCACCTCCGATTACGCCCTGCAGAGCCCGGGCGTCCACCGCTTTCTGGGGCTCTGCGGGGAGGATGACGACTCCTGgtgctcctcctccacctcctcgtCCTCCGACTCCGAAGAGGAAGGGTATTTTCTGGGACAACCCATCCCTCAACCTCGGCCGCAGAGATACGCCTGCTACACAGACGACCTTTCTAGCCCCGCTCCTGCACTGCCCAGCCCCCAGTTTGGTCCGAGGACAACTAAATCCAAGAAGAAAAAGGGACACAAGGGCAAAAACTGTATCATATCCTAA